Proteins encoded within one genomic window of Polaribacter sp. NJDZ03:
- the rfbC gene encoding dTDP-4-dehydrorhamnose 3,5-epimerase, which produces MIVKETGLKDCFVIEPIFFKDNRGCFLMEYNKKEFQEKTGFTGDFVLGNQSTSQYGVVRGLHLQRGEFAQAKLVRVVKGRILDVAVDARKDSETYGKVFSVELSAENNKQLFVPRGFLHGFSVLEDDTIVSYKCDNYYNLKSEDGVIYNDEDLKIDWKIPSNKVTLSEKDTKLHPFNKFVKES; this is translated from the coding sequence ATGATAGTTAAAGAGACAGGATTAAAAGATTGTTTTGTAATAGAACCAATTTTTTTTAAAGATAATAGAGGGTGTTTTTTAATGGAATATAATAAAAAAGAGTTTCAAGAAAAGACAGGTTTTACTGGAGATTTTGTTTTAGGAAATCAATCTACTTCGCAATATGGTGTTGTAAGAGGTTTGCATTTACAAAGAGGCGAGTTTGCACAAGCAAAATTAGTAAGAGTTGTAAAGGGCAGAATTTTAGACGTTGCCGTTGATGCAAGAAAAGATTCTGAAACTTATGGTAAAGTGTTTTCGGTAGAATTGTCTGCAGAAAATAATAAACAATTATTTGTTCCAAGAGGATTTTTACATGGTTTTTCTGTTTTAGAAGATGATACTATTGTATCTTATAAATGTGATAATTATTATAACCTAAAGTCTGAAGATGGCGTTATTTATAATGATGAAGATTTAAAAATTGATTGGAAAATACCTTCTAATAAAGTTACATTGTCAGAAAAGGATACTAAATTACACCCATTTAACAAGTTTGTAAAGGAATCGTAA
- a CDS encoding S41 family peptidase, which produces MTRFKISKNTIIVLLVGTIFLSFAFKSKFFEVAKQIEIYNTLFKELNMYYVDEINPAELTDSAIKNTLKDLDPYTNFYNEQDVENAKILREGEYGGIGVTVYYLKEGIQIKEIFKGYSADKAGLKPGDIIVSINGQTVKDMESEQLSMLIKGTPNSMFSAEIERQGKRIQKEITRDKVEINPVPFSEMIDEETGYIVLTRFNEKASFEVKKAFRKLKKVGMKQLVFDLRGNPGGSLLESINISNFFLPKGEVIVSTKAKVKKWSNIYKSTNDPLDLEIPIVVLVNGRSASASEIVSGSLQDYDRAVIMGQRSFGKGLVQRYRKLTYGTQLKLTISKYYTPSGRCIQELDYANRDKNGKVPKFSDAGVNVFTTANGRKVYDGGGVLPDVVIKTSEKTAATEKLLSAITIFNFATNYYYQHPSIESEVNFDFKESDFIDFTNYLQSDTTFVTKQEKLFKEAYQASKGNDISDEYKKIKEKLVKDKIDEISKNKDILKRVIKEEILNRYYYRKGVYNHNLKNDLVIKEAVKLLYNQDEYKQLLSAN; this is translated from the coding sequence ATGACGAGGTTTAAGATTTCGAAAAATACAATTATTGTCCTTTTGGTAGGAACAATCTTTTTATCGTTTGCATTTAAATCGAAATTTTTTGAGGTTGCAAAACAAATTGAAATTTACAATACTTTATTTAAGGAGTTAAATATGTATTATGTAGATGAAATTAATCCTGCAGAATTAACAGATAGTGCTATTAAAAATACGCTTAAAGATTTAGATCCTTATACCAATTTTTACAACGAGCAAGATGTAGAAAATGCAAAAATATTAAGAGAAGGTGAGTACGGAGGTATTGGCGTTACTGTTTATTATTTAAAAGAAGGAATTCAGATTAAAGAAATTTTTAAGGGATATTCGGCAGATAAAGCTGGTTTAAAACCTGGAGATATTATTGTTTCTATTAATGGACAAACTGTAAAAGATATGGAAAGTGAACAACTTTCTATGTTGATAAAAGGAACGCCAAACAGCATGTTTTCTGCAGAAATTGAAAGACAAGGAAAAAGGATTCAGAAAGAAATAACAAGGGATAAAGTGGAGATAAACCCAGTACCTTTTTCTGAAATGATCGATGAAGAAACGGGGTATATTGTATTAACAAGATTTAATGAAAAAGCGTCATTTGAAGTAAAAAAAGCATTTAGAAAATTAAAGAAAGTAGGAATGAAGCAACTGGTTTTCGATTTAAGAGGGAATCCCGGAGGTTCTTTGTTAGAATCTATAAATATTTCTAATTTCTTCTTGCCAAAAGGAGAAGTAATTGTTTCTACAAAAGCTAAAGTTAAAAAATGGAGCAATATTTATAAAAGTACTAATGATCCTTTAGACTTAGAAATACCGATTGTAGTTTTAGTAAATGGACGTTCTGCTTCGGCCTCTGAGATTGTAAGTGGTTCTTTGCAAGATTATGATAGAGCGGTAATTATGGGGCAACGTTCTTTTGGTAAAGGATTGGTGCAGCGTTATAGAAAATTGACATACGGTACGCAGTTAAAATTAACAATTTCTAAATATTATACGCCAAGTGGTCGATGTATTCAAGAATTAGATTATGCTAATAGAGATAAAAATGGAAAAGTTCCTAAATTTTCTGATGCAGGAGTTAATGTCTTTACAACGGCAAACGGTAGAAAAGTATATGATGGAGGCGGAGTTTTACCAGATGTAGTTATTAAAACATCAGAAAAAACAGCAGCAACAGAAAAATTATTAAGCGCTATCACTATTTTTAATTTTGCAACAAATTATTATTATCAGCATCCATCAATAGAAAGTGAAGTTAATTTTGATTTTAAAGAATCAGATTTTATAGATTTTACTAATTATTTACAATCAGATACTACGTTTGTTACCAAACAAGAGAAGCTTTTTAAGGAAGCTTATCAGGCATCAAAAGGAAATGATATTTCTGACGAGTATAAAAAAATTAAAGAAAAATTGGTTAAAGATAAGATTGATGAAATATCAAAGAATAAAGATATTTTAAAAAGAGTAATTAAAGAAGAAATATTAAATAGATATTATTATCGAAAAGGAGTTTATAACCATAATTTAAAAAATGATTTGGTTATAAAAGAAGCAGTTAAATTACTGTATAACCAAGATGAATATAAGCAGCTATTGTCCGCTAATTAA
- a CDS encoding glycosyltransferase family 4 protein — protein MKKIGIVTTWFERGAAYVSKQFKEIWEEENEVFIYARGGEDVASNDPKWETKQITYGKRYSYTKLDKIDLKHFENWVKTNNLDIVFFNEQHIWSPVLLCRELGVTIGSYIDYYTASTVPLFGVFDFLICNTKRHYNVFNWHPQVFYIPWGTNQNIFNKTQKKITKLNEIVFFHSAGMNPYRKGTDFLIKAFNELDSDIAKLIIHSQADIFNFFPKLKNVCEDLIKQNKLEIINGTISAPGLYHKGDVYVYPTRLEGIGLSIAEAGSCGMPVITTNEAPMNEFVVDKKNGHLINVSSRKERRDKYYWKESYVDINHLTFLLQDYVTNSLNLEERKRNAIAYSEENFNWSQNAKNILPIVKEVKKIENDTELIFNIKKYEQSRGLKFYLSNLVLYDKVKNKIKNHLIK, from the coding sequence ATGAAAAAAATAGGAATAGTAACTACTTGGTTTGAAAGGGGAGCTGCTTATGTCTCTAAACAATTTAAAGAAATTTGGGAAGAAGAAAACGAAGTATTTATATACGCTAGAGGTGGTGAGGATGTTGCCTCTAATGACCCAAAGTGGGAGACAAAACAGATTACTTATGGTAAAAGGTATTCTTACACAAAGTTAGATAAAATAGACCTTAAGCATTTTGAAAATTGGGTTAAAACAAATAATCTAGACATTGTTTTTTTTAATGAACAGCATATTTGGTCACCAGTTTTATTGTGTAGAGAACTAGGAGTAACAATTGGTTCTTATATAGATTATTACACAGCATCAACAGTTCCTTTATTTGGTGTTTTCGATTTTCTAATTTGCAATACTAAGAGACATTATAATGTCTTTAATTGGCATCCACAAGTTTTTTATATTCCTTGGGGTACAAACCAGAATATATTTAACAAAACACAAAAAAAAATCACAAAATTAAATGAAATAGTTTTTTTCCATTCAGCAGGAATGAATCCTTATAGAAAAGGGACAGATTTTTTGATAAAAGCATTTAACGAATTAGATTCAGATATAGCAAAGTTAATTATACATTCTCAGGCAGATATTTTTAATTTTTTTCCGAAATTAAAAAATGTATGTGAAGATTTAATAAAACAGAACAAACTAGAAATTATAAATGGAACAATATCCGCACCTGGTTTGTATCATAAAGGTGATGTTTATGTATATCCAACTAGATTAGAAGGAATTGGTTTGTCTATTGCGGAAGCAGGGAGTTGTGGAATGCCGGTAATAACAACAAATGAAGCACCAATGAATGAGTTTGTTGTTGATAAAAAAAATGGTCACTTAATTAATGTTTCGTCCAGAAAAGAGAGAAGGGATAAATATTATTGGAAAGAGAGCTATGTAGATATAAATCATTTAACATTTTTATTACAAGATTATGTTACTAATTCTCTGAATTTAGAAGAAAGAAAGAGAAATGCAATAGCCTATTCAGAAGAAAACTTTAATTGGTCTCAGAATGCTAAAAATATATTACCAATTGTAAAGGAGGTAAAAAAAATAGAAAATGATACAGAATTAATTTTTAATATTAAGAAGTACGAGCAATCTAGAGGGCTCAAATTTTATTTAAGTAATTTGGTGTTATATGATAAGGTTAAAAATAAAATTAAAAATCACCTAATAAAGTGA
- the rfbB gene encoding dTDP-glucose 4,6-dehydratase — MQTILITGGAGFIGSNFIPYFLNTNKNYKVVNLDLLTYAGDLSNLSEIEDNERYIFVKGDICDRDLVENLFKEHKFTGVIHFAAESHVDNSIKNPDAFVRTNVFGTFNLLDVAKKYWMESPNVFTKGFESSRFLHVSTDEVYGTLGETGLFTEETPYAPNSPYSASKASSDFMVRSYFHTFGMNVVTTNCSNNYGPKQHDEKLIPTIIRKAISGENIPIYGDGKNIRDWLFVLDHCTGIALAFKEGKLGETYNIGGKNERNNLYIANAICEILDDEKPKGKSYKEQISFVEDRAGHDFRYAIDASKIENKLNWKAQENFETGIRKTIQWYLEKYS; from the coding sequence ATGCAAACAATTCTTATAACAGGTGGAGCAGGGTTTATAGGCTCTAATTTTATACCTTATTTTTTAAATACCAATAAAAATTACAAAGTTGTAAACTTAGATCTACTTACGTATGCAGGAGATCTTTCTAACTTGTCTGAAATAGAAGATAATGAAAGATATATTTTTGTAAAAGGAGATATTTGTGACAGAGATTTGGTAGAAAACCTTTTTAAGGAACATAAATTTACAGGGGTTATTCATTTTGCGGCAGAATCTCATGTAGATAATTCTATTAAAAATCCTGATGCTTTTGTTAGAACAAACGTTTTTGGAACTTTTAATTTACTAGATGTTGCAAAAAAATATTGGATGGAAAGCCCGAATGTATTTACAAAAGGTTTTGAAAGCTCAAGATTTTTACATGTTTCTACAGATGAGGTATATGGCACTTTAGGTGAAACAGGTTTGTTTACAGAAGAAACACCTTATGCACCAAATAGTCCGTATAGTGCATCTAAAGCATCATCAGATTTTATGGTAAGAAGCTATTTTCATACGTTTGGGATGAATGTTGTAACCACCAATTGTTCTAATAATTATGGGCCGAAACAACATGATGAAAAACTGATTCCTACAATTATAAGAAAAGCAATTTCTGGGGAAAATATTCCCATTTATGGTGATGGAAAAAATATAAGAGATTGGTTATTTGTATTAGACCATTGTACTGGAATAGCACTTGCTTTTAAAGAAGGTAAATTAGGGGAAACCTACAATATTGGCGGTAAAAACGAACGAAATAATTTATATATAGCAAATGCTATTTGTGAAATTTTAGACGATGAAAAACCAAAAGGAAAATCGTACAAAGAACAAATTAGTTTTGTAGAAGACAGAGCAGGTCATGATTTTAGATATGCAATTGATGCATCGAAAATAGAGAATAAATTAAACTGGAAAGCTCAAGAAAATTTTGAGACTGGTATTAGAAAAACCATTCAGTGGTATTTAGAAAAATATAGTTAA
- a CDS encoding lipopolysaccharide biosynthesis protein produces MNIVIKGFSWNFITQVYKVLFSSLTLVVLARLIDVSDFGIIGMATVFVLFFNTIQNIGFDSSIIYSKSFKENHLLSLFLLNIILGVFIYLGGYLLSPFLSYFYDNKEIESIFKVLVLTVLLSSFGIVSRGYLQKKLDFKRLAIVEIIAITISGVIAVFLAIKNYGYWSLIVQQLVTVGLTSLGFLLITFKSVFGHKFFSFKIIYEHLKFGYNVFIFNVLNFFAQQLDVLLIGKLLGEEQLGIYLLAFNLILKPISLLVQIFNKTIYPVLTKVKSSLIRDSYISFTYSFFFFLAPLIIFLVSISQILVPELLTNKWIETLPLLLIFGYQCVRMIIASPSGLLFLITGNPNKQWKYAIFISIPLRFIGVFLGYFFFKSALGIALGINLFATIEMFAGFYITFKLINLKIYNYLMYFKNYFFSLFLLITLLFIINTFISLVWFSFLMQLLTIIIFVFFNRNEIGINIKKVKEIL; encoded by the coding sequence ATGAATATAGTTATTAAAGGTTTTAGTTGGAATTTTATTACGCAAGTATATAAAGTTTTATTTTCTTCTTTAACCTTAGTTGTATTAGCAAGGTTAATTGATGTCTCTGACTTCGGTATTATAGGTATGGCAACTGTTTTTGTGCTATTTTTTAATACAATACAAAATATTGGGTTTGATAGTTCTATCATTTATTCTAAAAGTTTTAAAGAAAATCATTTACTTTCTTTATTTCTTTTAAATATAATTTTAGGGGTTTTTATTTATCTAGGAGGATATTTATTATCACCATTTTTATCATATTTTTATGATAATAAAGAAATAGAATCGATCTTTAAAGTACTTGTTTTAACAGTCTTATTATCTAGCTTTGGTATTGTTTCTAGAGGTTATTTGCAAAAGAAATTAGATTTTAAAAGATTAGCTATAGTAGAAATAATTGCTATTACTATATCAGGAGTTATTGCAGTTTTTTTAGCAATAAAAAATTATGGTTACTGGTCTTTAATAGTTCAGCAATTAGTTACAGTTGGTTTAACTTCTTTGGGTTTTTTACTTATAACATTTAAGAGTGTTTTTGGACATAAGTTTTTTTCATTTAAAATTATCTATGAACATTTAAAGTTTGGGTATAATGTATTTATTTTTAACGTTTTAAATTTTTTCGCTCAGCAATTAGATGTTCTTTTAATTGGTAAATTACTTGGTGAGGAACAGTTAGGGATATACTTATTAGCCTTCAATTTAATTTTAAAACCAATATCATTATTAGTTCAGATTTTCAACAAAACTATTTATCCCGTTTTAACAAAAGTTAAATCATCTTTAATTAGAGATAGTTATATTAGTTTTACATATTCATTTTTCTTTTTTTTAGCGCCATTAATTATTTTTCTTGTATCTATAAGTCAAATTTTGGTACCAGAGCTTTTAACTAATAAATGGATTGAAACTTTACCACTTCTTTTAATTTTTGGTTACCAATGTGTTAGAATGATAATAGCATCTCCATCAGGACTATTATTTTTGATAACAGGAAACCCAAATAAACAATGGAAATATGCAATATTTATATCTATTCCTTTAAGGTTTATTGGAGTGTTTTTAGGTTACTTTTTTTTTAAATCTGCTTTAGGTATAGCTTTGGGCATCAATTTATTTGCTACAATTGAAATGTTTGCTGGGTTTTATATTACCTTTAAATTAATAAATTTAAAAATATATAATTATTTAATGTATTTTAAAAACTACTTTTTTTCACTATTCTTACTTATTACCTTATTATTTATTATTAATACGTTTATTTCTTTAGTTTGGTTTTCATTTTTAATGCAGCTCTTAACAATAATAATATTTGTATTTTTTAATAGAAATGAAATAGGAATTAATATAAAAAAAGTTAAAGAAATTTTATGA
- the rfbA gene encoding glucose-1-phosphate thymidylyltransferase RfbA: MKGIVLAGGSGTRLHPLTLAVSKQLMPVYDKPMIYYPISVLILSGINEILIISTPQDLPLFKRLLGDGKKYGCDFQYAVQEEPNGLAEAFIIGEKFIKNDSVALILGDNIFYGSGLPRLLKENNNPDGGIVYAYHVNDPERYGVVEFDDDKKVLSIEEKPLEPKSNYAVPGIYFYDNSVIEIAKKMKPSKRGELEITDINKTYLEKGKLKVTILDRGTAWLDTGTFNSLMQASQFVQVIEERQGLKIGSIEEAAFRAGFITKQEMYELAKPLLKSGYGNNLLEIK, from the coding sequence ATGAAAGGAATAGTTTTAGCAGGAGGTTCTGGTACAAGGTTGCATCCTCTTACATTAGCGGTTAGTAAACAGTTAATGCCAGTGTATGACAAACCGATGATTTATTATCCTATTTCTGTTTTAATCCTTTCAGGGATAAATGAAATATTAATCATTTCTACACCGCAAGATTTACCATTGTTTAAAAGATTATTGGGTGATGGAAAAAAATATGGATGTGATTTTCAATATGCAGTTCAAGAAGAACCTAATGGATTGGCAGAGGCATTTATTATTGGGGAGAAATTTATAAAAAATGATAGTGTAGCTTTAATTTTAGGTGATAATATTTTTTATGGTTCTGGTTTACCAAGATTATTAAAAGAAAATAATAATCCTGATGGAGGAATTGTATATGCTTATCATGTAAATGATCCAGAACGCTATGGAGTGGTAGAGTTCGATGATGATAAGAAGGTGTTATCTATTGAAGAGAAACCTTTAGAGCCTAAATCTAATTATGCAGTTCCAGGAATTTATTTTTATGATAATTCTGTTATAGAAATTGCAAAAAAAATGAAGCCAAGTAAAAGAGGAGAGCTTGAGATAACAGATATTAATAAAACCTATTTAGAAAAAGGAAAATTAAAAGTAACCATTTTAGATAGAGGTACTGCTTGGTTAGATACTGGTACTTTTAACTCTTTAATGCAAGCCTCTCAATTTGTACAGGTAATTGAAGAAAGACAAGGTTTAAAAATAGGTTCTATAGAAGAAGCTGCTTTTAGAGCTGGTTTTATTACCAAACAAGAAATGTATGAATTAGCAAAACCACTTTTAAAAAGTGGTTATGGAAATAATTTATTAGAAATAAAATGA
- a CDS encoding glycosyltransferase family 4 protein: MKILIVNTLYYPNSIGGAEKSVQILAEKLVLSGHVVKVVCLDKQDSNYEIKGVSVNALKIKNNYWPFDNSTKSPYQKFLWHLKDSKNTNYLSEFNKIFIEFKPDVLFTNNLSGFSTNIWSIAKQFKVKIVHTLRDYYLQCPKITKFKNEKNCKTLCVDCKLLSITKKKDSAKVDHVIGISNYILQDHLKNGYFKDVQNQVIYNGFNIKSKHNSIDNDKIVFGYIGQVNKSKGVELLLQSFLNIKSKNWQLLIAGNIEEKYLNYLKGINNSDKIKFLGFINSNDFFKKIDVLIVPSLWHEPFGRVVLESLIHKKPVIGSKRGGIIELLSNNKAFIFNPDDENLDLLIEKIILDKNFLNSFNFNEEFLKQFKVEKVVEEYLNVFHKLLINEGKIK, from the coding sequence ATGAAAATATTGATTGTTAATACTTTATATTATCCTAATAGTATTGGAGGTGCAGAGAAATCAGTACAAATTTTAGCTGAAAAACTAGTACTTTCAGGACATGTTGTAAAAGTTGTTTGTTTAGATAAACAAGACTCAAATTATGAAATAAAAGGAGTTAGTGTTAATGCTTTAAAAATTAAAAACAATTATTGGCCTTTTGATAATAGTACTAAGTCTCCATATCAGAAATTTTTATGGCATTTAAAAGATTCTAAGAATACCAACTATCTTAGTGAGTTTAATAAAATATTTATAGAATTTAAACCAGATGTTTTATTTACAAATAATTTAAGTGGCTTTTCTACCAATATTTGGTCAATAGCAAAGCAATTTAAGGTAAAGATAGTTCATACTTTAAGAGATTATTATTTACAATGTCCAAAAATAACAAAGTTTAAAAATGAAAAAAATTGTAAAACTCTTTGCGTAGATTGTAAATTACTTTCTATTACAAAAAAGAAAGATTCAGCTAAAGTAGATCATGTAATAGGTATTAGTAATTATATTTTACAAGATCATTTAAAAAATGGATATTTTAAAGATGTGCAGAATCAAGTAATTTATAATGGTTTTAATATTAAGAGTAAACATAATTCTATAGATAATGATAAAATTGTGTTTGGTTATATTGGTCAGGTTAATAAATCGAAGGGTGTTGAGTTGTTATTACAAAGTTTCTTAAATATAAAAAGTAAGAATTGGCAACTTTTAATTGCAGGAAATATAGAGGAAAAATATCTTAATTATTTAAAAGGAATTAATAATTCTGATAAAATAAAATTCTTAGGGTTTATAAATAGCAATGATTTCTTTAAGAAAATAGATGTGTTAATTGTGCCTTCATTATGGCACGAGCCTTTCGGAAGAGTTGTTTTAGAATCTTTAATACATAAAAAACCTGTTATTGGTAGTAAGAGAGGTGGCATCATAGAACTTTTGTCGAATAATAAAGCCTTTATTTTTAACCCGGATGATGAAAATTTAGATCTTCTTATCGAAAAAATAATTTTAGACAAGAATTTTTTAAATAGTTTTAATTTTAATGAGGAGTTTCTTAAACAGTTTAAAGTAGAAAAAGTTGTAGAGGAGTATTTAAATGTGTTTCATAAATTATTGATCAATGAGGGTAAAATTAAATAA